The following are from one region of the Paenibacillus protaetiae genome:
- a CDS encoding YheC/YheD family protein, with product MSSFLLPDDRELADLHSGKTVFAILTIDDDIQLFRGNRDNFVDIIKTGEQMGYIVYVLTVKNLHLKRSHLKGFAYNAETETWQQKLLPFPHIIYNRIPLREDEMQPAVRQKIKACMRTNRTILFNPSFFNKWELFEWLRSSRSTKSFIPATRRLMSITGLSRMLRRHRYLYLKPESGKAGKGIMTVKVQPEKQLPYRLKIQEDRKSVTYNCASLPKLWSKIAKESSGGAYIAQQGIQLASFQDRRFDLRALVQKNDLGEWDLTGIGARLAGSSSITTHVPRGGSIEDPEMLLVSSFNQDLGRKILIKAKQTALIIARHIEQNSGQTLGEMSMDLGVDKDGHIWFFEANAKPMKFDEPHIRQKSLERIFQYANYLTKGKKKKAGGA from the coding sequence TTGAGCAGCTTCCTGCTTCCAGACGATAGAGAACTTGCCGATTTGCACAGCGGTAAAACAGTGTTTGCGATTCTGACCATTGATGACGATATTCAGCTGTTTCGCGGCAACCGGGATAATTTCGTAGACATTATTAAAACCGGCGAGCAGATGGGCTATATCGTCTATGTGCTGACCGTTAAAAACCTTCATTTGAAACGTTCGCATCTTAAAGGCTTTGCGTATAACGCAGAAACCGAGACATGGCAGCAAAAGCTGCTCCCGTTCCCTCATATTATTTATAATCGCATTCCGCTGCGGGAAGACGAAATGCAGCCGGCCGTCCGGCAAAAAATTAAAGCGTGTATGCGAACAAACCGAACGATATTGTTTAATCCTTCATTCTTCAACAAATGGGAACTGTTCGAGTGGCTCCGCAGCTCCAGATCAACCAAAAGCTTTATTCCGGCCACCCGGCGGCTGATGTCCATAACCGGCCTGAGCCGGATGCTGCGGAGACACCGTTATTTATATTTGAAGCCGGAAAGCGGCAAAGCCGGCAAAGGCATTATGACTGTGAAGGTGCAGCCTGAGAAGCAGCTGCCTTACCGGCTCAAAATACAAGAGGACCGGAAGAGCGTCACCTACAATTGCGCCAGCCTTCCGAAGCTGTGGAGCAAAATTGCAAAAGAAAGTTCGGGCGGCGCCTACATCGCGCAGCAGGGCATCCAGCTCGCCTCCTTCCAGGACCGAAGATTCGACCTGCGCGCACTGGTCCAAAAAAACGACCTTGGCGAGTGGGATTTGACAGGAATCGGCGCGCGCCTCGCCGGATCTTCCAGTATTACGACACATGTTCCGCGCGGCGGAAGCATCGAGGACCCGGAAATGCTGCTTGTCAGTTCTTTTAACCAAGATTTAGGTCGTAAAATACTAATAAAGGCGAAACAGACCGCGCTCATTATCGCCAGGCATATTGAGCAAAATTCCGGTCAAACGCTGGGAGAAATGTCGATGGATCTTGGCGTCGACAAAGATGGCCATATTTGGTTTTTTGAGGCGAATGCCAAACCGATGAAATTCGACGAACCGCATATTCGGCAAAAATCGCTCGAGCGGATTTTCCAATACGCCAACTATTTGACAAAAGGCAAAAAGAAAAAGGCAGGTGGCGCGTAA
- a CDS encoding HAD family hydrolase, producing the protein MEQNIPVLTKPEAVIFDMDGTLFETDTLLRGVHENIFRTLREEGLYGETPPVERLLGCLGMLLDDIWLKVMPDASEAARDRANELLLQYEIEGLEAGEGRLYSGAEEALRQLKEQGVKLFVASNGLELYVKEVARLKGIAPLFEGLYSAGEYRTSSKVDLVALLLQEHGIGHAWMVGDRSSDVEAGRNNGLDVIGCAYADYGHSQELEGADALIRSLTELLPLLAAAQQA; encoded by the coding sequence ATGGAGCAGAACATACCTGTATTAACGAAACCGGAAGCTGTTATTTTTGATATGGACGGCACGTTGTTCGAGACGGACACGCTGCTTCGCGGCGTGCACGAGAATATTTTCCGCACGCTGCGCGAAGAAGGGCTGTACGGCGAGACGCCGCCTGTCGAACGGCTGCTGGGATGCCTTGGCATGCTGCTGGACGATATATGGCTGAAGGTGATGCCGGACGCTTCGGAAGCTGCGCGGGACCGTGCCAATGAGCTGCTGCTGCAATATGAGATCGAAGGGCTGGAAGCCGGCGAAGGGCGGCTGTACAGCGGCGCGGAAGAAGCGCTGAGACAGCTGAAGGAGCAGGGCGTGAAGCTGTTTGTCGCCAGCAATGGCCTGGAGCTGTATGTGAAAGAAGTCGCCCGGTTAAAAGGCATCGCCCCGCTGTTCGAAGGTTTGTACAGCGCCGGCGAATACCGTACGTCCAGCAAAGTAGATCTGGTCGCTTTGCTGCTCCAGGAGCATGGCATCGGCCATGCCTGGATGGTCGGCGACCGCTCGTCCGATGTAGAAGCCGGCCGCAACAATGGACTAGATGTTATCGGCTGCGCTTATGCGGACTACGGACACAGCCAGGAGCTGGAAGGGGCTGACGCGCTTATCCGCTCCTTGACCGAACTGCTGCCGCTGCTTGCTGCAGCGCAGCAGGCGTAG
- a CDS encoding GNAT family N-acetyltransferase: MELRLQLLTPEQWTAERKRLIGFAIRFGDKRLTATSMHAFRTLEPEQLSLPSGEKGAAAVVVASLDGRIAGIGYAGDAGENGCFVVVHSDMRARGIGSKIVKGLMSRFERLACSVACDNAPSMALCFKLGMIAVAMNTGPTGKPTLRFERRISHDTAGTRNSNFVSQ; this comes from the coding sequence ATGGAACTGCGGCTTCAACTGCTAACCCCTGAACAATGGACTGCTGAGCGTAAAAGACTGATCGGGTTTGCCATCCGTTTCGGAGATAAGCGGTTGACAGCCACATCTATGCATGCGTTCCGCACGTTAGAGCCGGAACAGCTATCTTTACCCAGCGGGGAAAAAGGAGCGGCCGCAGTAGTTGTCGCCTCCTTGGACGGCCGCATCGCCGGCATAGGGTATGCGGGCGATGCCGGCGAGAACGGCTGCTTTGTTGTGGTTCATTCCGACATGCGGGCAAGAGGCATCGGCAGCAAAATTGTAAAAGGGCTGATGAGCCGCTTCGAGCGGCTTGCCTGCAGCGTCGCCTGTGACAATGCCCCCAGCATGGCGCTATGTTTTAAGCTTGGCATGATTGCTGTTGCTATGAATACCGGCCCTACCGGCAAACCTACGCTTCGATTCGAAAGGAGAATCAGTCATGACACAGCCGGTACTCGGAATTCTAACTTTGTATCTCAATGA
- a CDS encoding YheC/YheD family protein: MSLTTCNVHFSQATDKVIYLSRPLFKELKLTGKKTIQLKLGNEVTTAAVRSLKRPGHHLYLSAGVRQVMNIPKTGNVHVLGNGENEVQLGPLVGILSDSSTASNQSPFGSRSSFIKELIRSGERKAFIFGFTPSDINWQQETVNGYFLTPQGSWFRKTVPLPDVVYNRLPSRKAETSSTISSLRERFVRKKIPFFNWSFFNKADVYKLLENDPEALQHLPESISGPSSDKIKALLEKHHFLYFKPTAGSLGIGIYRLTYHPKRGYFARYRKGGRNVLLRFTNYQSLIRMLQNRHGSSFSTYVVQQGIRLIEIDNCPIDFRFHMHKNGRNEWVPVGIGAKKAGRGSVTTHVKNGGSLLTPEHALNRTFGASAKEVLDKAKEVAVKMSEAIERNYPHRLGELGLDIGIDKDGEIWMFEANAKPGRSIFKHPSLKAEGKASLSHIVEHCFYLSRFQGGE, encoded by the coding sequence ATGAGTTTGACAACTTGCAACGTGCACTTCTCCCAGGCAACGGATAAAGTCATTTATTTGTCCCGTCCGTTGTTTAAAGAACTCAAGCTCACCGGCAAAAAGACGATTCAGCTCAAACTGGGCAATGAGGTGACAACTGCTGCCGTCCGTTCGCTGAAACGTCCCGGCCATCATCTGTATTTGTCAGCCGGTGTCAGACAGGTTATGAATATACCGAAAACAGGCAATGTCCACGTGCTTGGCAACGGCGAAAACGAAGTACAGCTCGGTCCGCTGGTAGGCATTTTGAGCGATTCCTCGACTGCCTCCAATCAAAGCCCGTTTGGCTCCCGTTCCAGCTTTATTAAGGAGCTGATCCGTTCAGGAGAGCGCAAAGCATTTATTTTCGGCTTTACGCCCAGTGACATCAACTGGCAGCAGGAAACGGTCAACGGCTATTTTCTGACGCCGCAAGGAAGCTGGTTCCGGAAAACAGTTCCGCTCCCGGACGTCGTATACAACCGCCTGCCGAGCCGCAAAGCTGAAACGTCCTCAACGATCAGCTCGCTCAGAGAACGGTTCGTGCGCAAAAAAATCCCGTTTTTCAACTGGAGTTTTTTTAATAAGGCGGATGTTTATAAGCTGCTCGAGAACGATCCGGAAGCGCTGCAGCATCTTCCCGAATCCATCTCCGGACCGTCCAGCGACAAAATTAAAGCGCTGCTGGAAAAACATCATTTTCTATATTTCAAGCCAACCGCAGGCAGCCTGGGCATCGGCATTTACCGGTTGACCTATCATCCGAAGCGGGGTTATTTCGCGCGTTACCGCAAAGGAGGACGCAATGTCCTGCTTCGCTTCACCAATTATCAAAGTTTGATCCGGATGCTGCAAAACCGCCACGGCAGTTCCTTTAGCACTTATGTGGTGCAGCAAGGGATACGTTTGATCGAAATCGACAACTGCCCGATTGATTTCAGGTTCCATATGCATAAAAACGGGCGTAATGAATGGGTTCCCGTCGGCATCGGCGCGAAAAAGGCCGGACGCGGCAGCGTGACGACCCATGTCAAAAACGGCGGTTCGCTGCTCACGCCCGAGCATGCGTTAAACCGTACTTTTGGCGCAAGCGCCAAAGAGGTGCTCGATAAAGCGAAAGAAGTCGCCGTCAAAATGTCGGAGGCGATCGAGCGCAACTATCCGCATCGCCTTGGCGAGCTTGGACTCGATATCGGCATCGACAAAGACGGGGAAATATGGATGTTTGAGGCAAACGCCAAACCGGGCAGATCCATCTTTAAGCACCCGTCCCTGAAAGCTGAAGGCAAAGCATCGCTGTCCCATATTGTGGAGCACTGCTTTTATTTAAGCCGCTTCCAAGGAGGTGAATAG
- a CDS encoding YheC/YheD family protein → MLPLIIGIFVTAISSQVTSSGLTETVLPEPAFYKGLSETAAKHHIDLYVFSPGELAGEQLYGYRYKNGVWNRQKVPLPDIVFDRCYYTSAAMRMKCLAALKQLRSRKPFRQLSSPLPSKWDVHHLLNAYPDAASILPPTVKFRSAEQLLSSFARCKDGLFLKPASGMQGKGALLIQRSGEKQQISVDGRTRSNRPFSLLFNDTAQWKRWLSGFIGKTPYIVQPYLHLAVPDGRPFDIRVLMQKDEHGRWSVTGMAARIGKSGSITSNLHGGGTAEDASKLLRDSFGEKIGSQLSAQMTNMSEYIAHRLENRYGRFAELGFDYGIADGGKLWLLEVNSKPGRTAFGLLNDELAAAQSIERPLLYARLLNSRRSPSLPTKLFADGRRLMTRSTLPNVKRPSAR, encoded by the coding sequence ATGCTGCCACTTATTATCGGGATATTTGTAACGGCGATCAGCAGTCAAGTTACGTCCTCCGGGCTTACGGAAACGGTTCTTCCTGAACCCGCGTTTTACAAAGGGCTGAGTGAAACGGCAGCCAAACACCATATCGACCTGTATGTGTTTTCTCCGGGCGAGCTTGCCGGCGAGCAGTTGTACGGATACCGGTACAAAAACGGGGTTTGGAACCGGCAGAAAGTGCCGCTGCCGGATATTGTATTCGACCGCTGCTATTACACAAGCGCCGCAATGAGGATGAAATGCCTGGCTGCGCTAAAGCAGCTTCGCAGCCGAAAGCCTTTTCGCCAGTTGAGCAGCCCGCTGCCTTCCAAATGGGATGTGCATCATTTGCTGAATGCTTATCCGGATGCGGCTTCCATTTTGCCGCCTACCGTTAAATTTCGCAGCGCCGAGCAGCTTCTCTCCTCCTTTGCGCGATGCAAGGATGGATTGTTCCTGAAGCCGGCTTCCGGCATGCAGGGCAAAGGCGCGCTGCTTATTCAGCGCAGCGGCGAAAAGCAGCAAATATCTGTCGACGGCAGAACAAGGAGCAACCGGCCGTTCTCGCTGCTTTTTAACGACACTGCGCAGTGGAAACGGTGGCTGTCGGGTTTCATCGGAAAGACCCCGTATATTGTGCAGCCCTATTTACACTTGGCTGTACCGGACGGCAGGCCGTTTGATATACGCGTCCTTATGCAGAAAGATGAACACGGGCGGTGGTCCGTCACGGGAATGGCAGCCCGAATCGGCAAGTCCGGGTCGATCACCTCAAACCTGCACGGAGGCGGAACGGCTGAGGATGCGAGCAAGCTGCTTCGGGACAGCTTCGGCGAAAAGATTGGCAGCCAGTTAAGCGCACAAATGACGAACATGAGCGAATATATTGCTCATAGGCTTGAGAACCGGTACGGCCGGTTCGCCGAGCTTGGGTTTGATTACGGCATCGCGGACGGCGGCAAGCTGTGGCTGCTGGAGGTCAATTCCAAGCCGGGCCGCACCGCCTTCGGACTGCTGAATGATGAACTTGCAGCAGCCCAATCGATTGAACGGCCGCTATTGTACGCCCGGCTGCTGAACAGCCGCCGTTCACCATCGCTACCAACGAAACTATTCGCAGACGGCCGCCGGCTAATGACCCGATCAACGTTACCCAACGTGAAACGGCCTTCGGCTAGATAA
- a CDS encoding YheC/YheD family protein gives MTQPVLGILTLYLNDQGTLEEKSVYAKMISSGRKLGLTIFVFTPDDVDFKQNKINALFYSPETRKWTRKWTGFPHMIYDRCRIQKSPRFERLREFRSKYGHLTFLNRPLRNKWTVHRTLSKDSRFRGYLPATRLAASVSDVSDMLRKHSLLFLKPINGTGGRGILQIERKKDGKVLLQGRNQARKIIQPIKVTQQGLGRFLESWNLKTVSHIVQQGLHLKLPNGRVHDYRMLVQKDRSGEWKFTGCAGRVGPLRSVTSNLHGGGQAIGMTELLTQWVGAEKAAAVRQEAEQFGIDVAKYLEQSFGALCELALDLAIDRSGHIWLLEVNPKPAREVFAQAGEKETYRKAIIRPLEYALYVYERKKNRSSKLAADSKSKLSKSVKPAAHPDSPGWPYTEAEEAEVSFPREWLGENG, from the coding sequence ATGACACAGCCGGTACTCGGAATTCTAACTTTGTATCTCAATGATCAGGGTACGCTGGAGGAAAAATCGGTTTACGCCAAAATGATTAGCAGCGGCCGCAAGCTTGGGCTTACTATCTTTGTGTTTACGCCCGATGATGTCGATTTCAAGCAAAATAAAATCAACGCTTTATTTTATAGTCCCGAAACGCGTAAATGGACGCGCAAATGGACCGGTTTTCCTCATATGATTTATGACCGGTGCCGCATTCAAAAATCGCCCCGTTTCGAGCGTCTTCGCGAATTCCGGTCCAAATACGGCCACTTGACCTTCTTGAACCGGCCGCTGCGGAACAAATGGACCGTGCATCGCACGCTATCGAAGGATAGCCGGTTTCGCGGCTATTTGCCGGCGACCAGGCTAGCCGCATCGGTCTCGGACGTCAGCGACATGCTGCGCAAACATTCCCTGCTGTTTCTGAAGCCCATAAACGGCACAGGAGGCAGGGGGATTTTGCAGATTGAACGGAAAAAAGACGGCAAAGTGCTGCTCCAGGGCCGGAACCAGGCGAGGAAAATTATTCAGCCGATTAAAGTTACGCAGCAGGGGCTTGGGCGTTTTTTGGAAAGCTGGAATTTGAAGACGGTCAGCCATATCGTGCAGCAGGGGCTTCATTTGAAGCTCCCGAACGGACGGGTGCATGATTACCGGATGCTGGTGCAGAAGGATCGTTCCGGCGAATGGAAATTTACCGGCTGCGCCGGGCGGGTCGGACCTTTGCGGAGCGTAACATCCAACCTGCACGGCGGCGGCCAGGCAATCGGCATGACCGAACTGCTGACGCAGTGGGTAGGCGCGGAGAAGGCTGCTGCCGTCCGGCAGGAAGCCGAGCAATTCGGCATTGACGTTGCCAAATATCTCGAACAAAGCTTCGGGGCATTATGCGAGCTCGCCTTAGATCTTGCGATCGACCGCAGCGGCCATATTTGGCTGCTAGAGGTCAATCCCAAGCCTGCACGGGAAGTATTTGCGCAGGCGGGCGAGAAAGAAACGTACCGGAAGGCGATTATCCGGCCCCTCGAGTATGCCCTGTATGTGTATGAACGCAAAAAAAACCGCTCCTCCAAACTTGCGGCCGATTCCAAATCCAAGCTTTCCAAAAGCGTTAAACCGGCAGCCCATCCGGACTCTCCCGGATGGCCTTATACTGAAGCGGAAGAGGCTGAAGTTTCGTTCCCGCGCGAGTGGCTGGGCGAGAATGGATAA